In the Deltaproteobacteria bacterium genome, TATACCGCCAAAGAATGGGCGGAGTTTGGAAGGGTCGTCGAAGCTTTTCTTCCTAAACCAGCTGTACGCATCGTCCCGGTGGGGGCGACCATTGAGTCCAAAGCAAAAGTGTTAGCCCTGGAGGATGTCCGGGAAATTGTCAATCAGGCCAGAACCCTGGCTGTGACCCGGTGCACCTGCCGGGTGGTGGATGGGAAATGTGGTAAACCTGTAGAGATTTGTATCCAGGTGAACCGTGCTGCCGATTATGCCCTCCAAAGAGGAACGGGCCGGGCGATCACCAAAGAGGAAGCCATGGGCTTATTGCACCAGGCCGAAAAAGAAGGGTTGATCCATATCGTCGATAACCGTCAAAAGGTCGATCATATTATCTGCAACTGCTGCCGGGATTGCTGCATAAATTGGAAATTGCCCAACCCTCATAAATTTGTTGACCCGAGCCGTTTCCAGGCCTGGGTCAACGCTGACGATTGCCTTGGCTGTCAAGTTTGCCTTGAGCGATGCTATTTTGATGCTATCGTAATTGAAGGAGAAGAACCGAAAGCTCGGATCAACCCGGAGAAATGCATGGGCTGTGGCGTTTGCACCGTCACCTGCCCGACCGAGGCCATTACCATGAAGGAAGTTCGTCCCCCGGAGGTCATCCCTGTTTAAATCTTCACCCTGCTCAGTTCGGAGTTCGGAGAATTTCTCTTGAACTTATAACTCCGATCTCCGAACTAATAACTCCGAACTTTATTACCTGGACTCTATCACCCCGTTGCGGAGAACGGCCTCCCCTTTAGAATTATAAACTTCCAGAAGATAAAGGTCAGGGCGCGCCTGCCACACCTTGGTCTGAAGTGATTCCCCCGGAATTACCGGGCTGCTGAAGCGGGCCGAGTAAGATTTAA is a window encoding:
- a CDS encoding 4Fe-4S binding protein, translating into MTDQNSYQELSKLLGAPTSKILPRIIEKIADEKEIKILLAAFPAATVPELSTKTGITQEKVEEMVKTLFLKGLLFISKKEGDPRYYRVKTVPQFHDSSILWPGATPEFYNLWKEYTAKEWAEFGRVVEAFLPKPAVRIVPVGATIESKAKVLALEDVREIVNQARTLAVTRCTCRVVDGKCGKPVEICIQVNRAADYALQRGTGRAITKEEAMGLLHQAEKEGLIHIVDNRQKVDHIICNCCRDCCINWKLPNPHKFVDPSRFQAWVNADDCLGCQVCLERCYFDAIVIEGEEPKARINPEKCMGCGVCTVTCPTEAITMKEVRPPEVIPV